The following coding sequences are from one Rattus rattus isolate New Zealand chromosome 11, Rrattus_CSIRO_v1, whole genome shotgun sequence window:
- the Tmprss11b gene encoding transmembrane protease serine 11B: MSASKLRPVIASRKSFPPWMIILGVLGVLAILGLVIGLLVHFLAVENKIYYYQGSFKVLNIPYDRNYERETSLESNYLSKILEIKMVDAFESSNIYKQYINSQIITLVPENNSVTAHIWLVFKDPRSNQESLRRRIENILHQMLENNSGSLTTDPGSLKLTEITKVDAEKIINNRCGRRPRMSATYDRITGGSTAQKGEWPWQASLRVNGKHHCGASLIGERFLLTAAHCFQRTNNPKNLTVSFGTRVTPAYMQHYVEEVIIHEDYVKGQHHDDVAIIKLTEKVSFRNDVHRVCLPEATQVFPPGEGVVVTGWGSLYYNGKSPLLLQKASIKIIDTNACNSEEAYGGRIVDTMLCAGYMEGNVDACQGDSGGPLVHPNSRDIWYLVGIVSWGHECGRVNKPGVYMRVTSYRDWIASKTGI; the protein is encoded by the exons ATGAGTGCTTCTAAGCTGAG ACCAGTCATAGCATCCCGCAAATCTTTCCCACCATGGATGATCATCCTCGGTGTGCTTGGAGTGCTGGCCATCCTTGGGCTAGTTATTGGACTCTTAGTTCACTTCCTGGCAGTAG AAAACAAGATCTACTACTATCAAGGTAGTTTTAAAGTGCTGAATATTCCATATGACAGAAATTATGAAAGAGAGACATCACTAGAAAGTAACTACCTCAGTAAAATCCTCGAGATTAAA ATGGTGGATGCCTTTGAGAGTTCTAACATTTATAAACAATATATCAACTCTCAGATCATCACATTGGT TCCTGAAAACAACAGCGTGACAGCACATATATGGCTGGTGTTTAAGGACCCCCGGTCAAACCAGGAAAGCCTGAGAAGAAGGATTGAAAACATCTTACATCAGATGCTGGAGAACAACTCGGGATCCTTGACTACAGATCCTGGGTCTCTGAAGCTCACGG AAATCACTAAGGTTGATGCTGAGAAGATTATCAACAACC GCTGCGGGAGACGACCAAGAATGTCGGCAACCTATGACAGAATCACGGGCGGCTCCACTGCTCAGAAAGGAGAATGGCCTTGGCAAGCGAGTCTCAGGGTGAATGGCAAACACCACTGTGGAGCATCTCTCATTGGCGAAAGATTCCTGCTAACAGCAGCGCATTGCTTTCAAAG GACAAATAATCCAAAGAACTTAACTGTTAGCTTTGGCACTAGAGTAACTCCAGCCTACATGCAGCATTATGTTGAAGAAGTTATTATCCATGAAGATTATGTTAAGGGGCAGCATCATGATGATGTCGCAATTATAAAGCTCACTGAAAAAGTTTCATTCAGGAATGACGTACATCGGGTTTGCCTCCCGGAAGCCACACAGGTTTTCCCACCAGGGGAAGGGGTCGTTGTTACAGGATGGGGCTCGCTTTATTACAATG GTAAATCCCCACTGTTACTTCAGAAAGCATCCATTAAAATTATTGACACAAATGCTTGCAATTCTGAAGAAGCTTATGGAGGCAGGATAGTGGACACAATGCTCTGCGCTGGTTACATGGAAGGCAATGTCGATGCTTGCCAG ggTGACTCTGGAGGACCCCTGGTTCATCCCAATTCTCGAGATATTTGGTACCTTGTTGGGATAGTGAGCTGGGGACATGAATGTGGCAGAGTCAACAAGCCAGGGGTCTATATGAGAGTGACTTCCTACCGTGACTGGATTGCCTCCAAGACTGGTATCTAG